Proteins encoded within one genomic window of Nonomuraea gerenzanensis:
- a CDS encoding type I polyketide synthase, with translation MREPLAIVGVGCRLPGGIENLESLWEALVAGSDLVTEVPPDRFDPAWFLDRRTRRGGKTYTAQGAFLDDLAGFDAGYFGIAPKEADRLDPQQRLMLELAVEALDDAAIDPAGLAGSGAAVFVGVFNGDYGNLQCRDPASLNAYSVAGWTFGNTANRVSYCLDLRGPSQGIDTACSSALVALHQAAQALRSGECAIALAGGVNVLLDPASFVGLSQASMLSARGRCQAFSADADGYVRGEGAGMVVLKTLAGAQADGDRVHAVLLDTGTNADGRTPGLTHPGVESQARLLERMYADVEVDDLVYWEAHGTGTPVGDPVECEAVGRAVGVRRSPGNALPIGSIKSNMGHLESAAGMAGLMKALLVLRHGQIPPSLHAEVLNPAVDWAGLRLSPVRELRSVARVGRALAGVSSFGFGGVNAHALLAAPPSPAAPSRAAPPRATQSQAAPPQAAPPPTAPPQAAPPPTAPPQAAPPQTAWPGVARPDTPPRQGAPLDGVAGAVARAVPVIVSGRTPAAATELALRVADQCETTRPEDFYDLAHTLTRRRGLREHRIAVLAANPAETATLLREAQPAAAEQDGRIAVAFGGAGTPWPGMADDLMATDPEFRATIRHIGKLLSRHVTWSLEAELAAPASRSRLATAEVGQPAIFAMQMGLLQVLRNHGLVPDVVFGHSVGEIAAACASGALDLENAVLLCAERGRAQQLTMGQGGMAAVGLPFDQAAEAIEPYDLEIAAINGERDVTVAGSGEALERLAVELAGTGVFFRRLAVDFAFHSRAMDPVQAGLTEALSGLSPGSPGIPMISTVTGRPVDGPLDAAYWWRNVRRPVLFGPAAAHLAGAGFRIFLEVGPHPVLQTYLKRAGRQVTVLPTLRRDRPGAPAIRTAVAALLAAGAKADWTAFFPRPGRVVDLPAYPWKRERHWNGQADWWAPRLEHPLLGARAQTLDPTWSAPLDPARVPWVSDHRVAGAVVVPAVGFVEMALAAGAETLDGPVEVVDLEVLRPLAILEEQAPHVQVSVSEDGRVRIASRTGGREEWQVHARCQVRRAVTAAVPQVAGLAGDSVGDTIGGAGTIEGAGTIEDSVVELGAEEHYALAARAGLDYGPSFRGVRSVRVSGARALGQYRFTEPATAYQAHPALVDGALQTGLAILWRSGEEPTAYVPISFERVRLWRQPPGTGLVHARLRPRTDPREAIVDVTITDTSGVTVMEVTGCRVRRLPGEEAPARHVTVLRAAPRPGRTTDPGLTMTDLLAAVEPHRLGLRERLLARRDRHLRFMTAYERLAAHFTVQAMRDLAGDRWTLDALVSAGMQPKYVRLARTLCAQAGELCEPAGEGAWRVTGRPGPGPIFAGALFDFPEYAAELQLLGRCGRQLTEVLLGAKDAVEVVFPQGGLQAAEHFYDSGPVLRPANLLARSVLAELVAAWPAGRPLRVLEVGAGTGGMTAALLPELPPERARYTFTDLSPAFLTSAAARFKGFDFVDYRVLDLEEDCPELEAGFDVVVAANVVHATSDLEATLGRIAGLLDDHGFLLLGETLDAGPTTMIFGLLDGWWSATDTALRPAGPLAGAADWLRLLPRCGLAEPAELRAEEEPAGIDTALFVATREPRADTAPPAPATAEDWATPAAAEGRPTPVTADDCPTPAAGGDWLIVTESGRDQALAEAVAAGLTRTGARAAVSPGPGHARHVVYLLDGEHATADADPAACAQRVVSATTTFGAIAAALEPNSGLWLITRPSGTFPAPERPDFPGDAALWGAARCLANEMPGLTVRKISLERGARDAERLVAELLARDGEEDEVVLTAHGRFVPRLRPAPEPVARGAEPRVLRLRNQGPAYRLDWAPMAVPVPGPGQVTVEVRAAGVNYRNVLWALGRLPADAAGGPGLDRVYGFDCAGVVSAVGAQVDDLAPGDRVFAAAEHPLASHVVLERDALARIPDTMGFGEAATLPVAFLTVRLALADEAVRLAPGETVLVHGASGGVGLAAIQHARLAGARVIATAGTPGKRDLLRMLGVEHVLDSRGLRFAAEVRDITAGRGVDVVLNSLAGDGLARGVELLRPRGRFVELGKHELFSDGRLALRLLRGNVSFVTVDLKQLAERVPGVVHRQFGEIARLVEEGGYRALPYRSFPEERVAEAFDQMRHSRHVGKLVIEFEPSAPAVAARGLDPEAVYLVTGGLGGFGARAAHWLARQGAKRIALTGRRGLDGPEARQTVASLTALGVRVTAHRADVTDLEAMRAIAGPEVKGVVHAAMVLQDAPLAELTPPLLLAALEPKLRGALVLDRLVPSAELFVLFSSVTATVGNVRQANYAAGNLFCEALVRARRARGASGLAVGWGAIGEVGYLARTSEAEAFVSRWTSPMKPDGALPVIGELLAQDADVALVGSVDWDSARLLFPALDRPRFSAVRSADPVAPAADLRELVLAGDEAESLVVDAVIRLLAGVLQAEPAGIAPQRPLDELGVDSLMRAELQGAIWRRLGCDIPIMAIGPSASAAELAGQVLTRLRAR, from the coding sequence ATGCGGGAACCGTTGGCGATCGTGGGAGTCGGCTGCCGGCTGCCGGGCGGGATCGAGAATCTGGAGAGCCTGTGGGAGGCGCTGGTCGCGGGCAGCGATCTGGTGACGGAGGTGCCTCCCGATCGGTTCGATCCGGCGTGGTTCCTCGATCGCCGGACGAGGCGGGGCGGCAAGACCTACACCGCCCAGGGGGCGTTCCTGGACGATCTCGCCGGGTTCGACGCCGGTTACTTCGGGATCGCGCCGAAGGAGGCCGACCGGCTCGACCCGCAGCAGCGGCTGATGCTGGAGCTCGCCGTCGAGGCGCTCGACGACGCCGCCATCGACCCGGCCGGTCTGGCGGGGTCCGGGGCGGCGGTGTTCGTGGGCGTGTTCAACGGCGACTACGGCAACCTGCAGTGCCGCGACCCCGCCAGCCTCAACGCCTACTCCGTCGCCGGATGGACCTTCGGCAACACCGCCAACCGGGTCTCCTACTGCCTGGATCTGCGCGGTCCCAGCCAGGGCATCGACACCGCCTGCTCCTCCGCGCTGGTCGCGCTGCACCAGGCGGCCCAGGCCCTGCGTTCGGGAGAGTGCGCGATCGCCCTGGCCGGGGGCGTCAACGTGCTGCTCGACCCGGCCTCGTTCGTCGGGCTGTCCCAGGCCTCGATGCTCTCGGCCCGCGGCCGGTGCCAGGCCTTCTCCGCCGACGCCGACGGTTACGTACGCGGGGAGGGCGCGGGCATGGTCGTGCTCAAGACGCTCGCCGGCGCGCAGGCCGACGGGGACCGGGTCCACGCCGTCCTGCTGGACACCGGCACCAACGCCGACGGCCGCACGCCCGGCCTGACCCATCCGGGCGTGGAGAGCCAGGCGCGGCTCCTTGAGCGGATGTACGCGGACGTCGAGGTGGACGACCTGGTCTACTGGGAGGCGCACGGCACCGGCACGCCCGTCGGGGATCCCGTCGAGTGCGAGGCGGTGGGCCGGGCCGTGGGGGTGCGCCGTTCGCCGGGCAACGCGCTTCCGATCGGGTCGATCAAGTCCAATATGGGGCATCTGGAGTCGGCGGCGGGCATGGCGGGGCTGATGAAGGCGCTGCTGGTGCTGCGGCACGGGCAGATCCCGCCCTCGTTGCATGCCGAGGTGCTGAATCCGGCCGTCGACTGGGCGGGGTTGCGGTTGTCGCCGGTCCGGGAACTGCGGAGCGTCGCGCGGGTGGGGCGGGCGCTGGCCGGGGTGAGCTCGTTCGGTTTCGGCGGGGTGAACGCTCACGCCCTGCTGGCCGCGCCACCGTCCCCAGCGGCGCCGTCACGAGCCGCGCCGCCACGAGCCACGCAGTCACAGGCAGCACCGCCACAGGCAGCACCGCCACCAACCGCACCGCCACAGGCAGCACCGCCACCAACGGCACCGCCACAGGCAGCGCCACCACAAACGGCATGGCCAGGAGTGGCGCGGCCGGACACGCCGCCGCGACAAGGGGCGCCGCTGGACGGTGTGGCGGGAGCGGTGGCGCGAGCCGTGCCGGTGATCGTTTCCGGGCGGACCCCGGCTGCCGCGACGGAGCTGGCGTTGCGCGTGGCCGACCAGTGCGAGACGACGCGGCCCGAGGACTTCTACGATCTGGCCCACACCCTCACCCGCCGCCGCGGCCTGCGCGAGCACCGCATTGCGGTCCTCGCCGCCAACCCGGCGGAGACCGCCACCCTGCTCCGGGAGGCCCAGCCGGCGGCAGCCGAGCAGGACGGCAGGATCGCCGTGGCCTTCGGCGGCGCGGGCACCCCGTGGCCCGGCATGGCCGACGATCTCATGGCCACGGACCCTGAGTTCCGCGCCACGATCAGGCACATCGGCAAGCTGCTGTCCAGGCATGTGACCTGGTCGCTGGAAGCCGAGCTGGCCGCCCCGGCGAGCCGGTCCCGGCTGGCGACCGCCGAAGTGGGCCAGCCTGCGATCTTCGCCATGCAGATGGGCCTCCTCCAGGTCCTGAGAAATCATGGCCTGGTGCCTGATGTCGTTTTCGGGCACAGCGTCGGAGAGATCGCCGCCGCCTGCGCCTCCGGAGCCCTCGACCTGGAGAACGCCGTCCTGCTCTGCGCCGAACGCGGCAGGGCCCAGCAGCTGACCATGGGCCAGGGCGGCATGGCCGCGGTGGGCCTGCCCTTCGACCAGGCCGCCGAAGCCATCGAACCGTACGACCTCGAGATCGCCGCGATCAACGGCGAGCGCGATGTGACGGTCGCGGGCTCCGGTGAGGCGCTGGAACGGCTGGCGGTGGAGCTGGCGGGCACCGGCGTCTTCTTCCGCCGCCTCGCCGTGGACTTCGCCTTCCACAGCCGGGCCATGGACCCCGTTCAGGCGGGACTGACCGAGGCGCTGTCCGGGCTGAGTCCCGGTTCCCCCGGCATCCCGATGATCTCGACGGTCACCGGCCGGCCGGTCGACGGTCCGCTGGACGCCGCGTACTGGTGGCGCAACGTGCGCCGGCCGGTGCTCTTCGGTCCGGCCGCCGCCCATCTGGCGGGCGCCGGCTTCCGTATCTTCCTGGAGGTCGGCCCGCACCCCGTCCTGCAGACCTACCTGAAGCGGGCCGGCCGGCAGGTCACCGTCCTGCCCACGCTCCGGCGCGACAGGCCGGGCGCGCCGGCGATCCGTACGGCTGTCGCCGCCCTGCTCGCCGCCGGGGCGAAGGCCGACTGGACGGCGTTCTTCCCCCGTCCAGGGCGGGTGGTGGACCTGCCGGCCTACCCCTGGAAACGCGAACGCCACTGGAACGGCCAGGCCGACTGGTGGGCGCCGCGTCTGGAGCACCCGCTGCTCGGTGCGCGGGCGCAGACGCTGGATCCGACCTGGAGCGCTCCGCTGGACCCGGCGAGGGTGCCGTGGGTGAGCGATCATCGGGTGGCGGGGGCCGTGGTGGTCCCCGCGGTGGGGTTCGTCGAGATGGCCCTCGCGGCCGGTGCGGAGACGCTCGACGGGCCGGTCGAGGTGGTGGACCTGGAGGTGCTGCGTCCGCTGGCCATCCTTGAGGAGCAGGCTCCCCACGTCCAGGTCTCGGTCTCCGAGGACGGCAGGGTGCGGATCGCCTCCAGGACCGGTGGGCGGGAGGAGTGGCAGGTGCATGCGCGCTGCCAGGTGCGCCGGGCCGTCACGGCCGCCGTGCCGCAGGTGGCCGGCCTGGCCGGGGACTCGGTCGGGGACACGATCGGGGGCGCGGGCACGATCGAGGGCGCGGGCACGATCGAGGACTCTGTGGTGGAGCTCGGCGCGGAAGAGCACTACGCCCTGGCGGCCCGAGCCGGCCTCGACTACGGCCCATCGTTTCGCGGAGTGCGCAGTGTGCGGGTCTCGGGCGCAAGAGCACTCGGCCAGTACCGCTTCACCGAACCGGCCACCGCCTACCAGGCGCACCCCGCACTGGTCGACGGCGCCCTGCAAACCGGGCTGGCCATCCTGTGGCGATCCGGCGAAGAACCCACCGCCTACGTCCCGATCTCCTTCGAACGCGTCAGGCTGTGGCGGCAGCCACCGGGCACGGGCCTGGTCCACGCCCGGCTCCGCCCGCGCACCGACCCGCGCGAGGCGATCGTGGACGTCACCATCACCGACACCTCCGGGGTGACCGTGATGGAGGTGACCGGCTGCCGGGTGCGCCGCCTGCCCGGCGAGGAGGCACCCGCGCGGCACGTGACCGTCCTGCGCGCGGCCCCGCGACCCGGCAGGACGACCGACCCGGGCCTCACCATGACGGACCTGCTCGCCGCGGTGGAACCGCACCGGCTCGGACTGCGCGAGCGGCTGCTGGCCCGCCGCGACCGGCACCTACGGTTCATGACCGCTTACGAACGGCTGGCCGCCCACTTCACCGTCCAGGCGATGCGTGACCTGGCCGGTGACCGCTGGACCCTCGACGCCCTGGTCTCGGCCGGGATGCAGCCGAAGTACGTCCGGCTCGCCCGTACGCTGTGCGCGCAGGCCGGCGAGCTGTGCGAGCCGGCGGGTGAGGGGGCCTGGCGGGTGACCGGCCGTCCCGGCCCCGGCCCGATCTTCGCCGGCGCCCTGTTCGACTTCCCGGAGTACGCGGCGGAGCTGCAGTTGCTCGGCCGATGCGGCCGGCAGCTCACCGAGGTGCTGCTGGGCGCCAAGGACGCCGTCGAGGTCGTCTTCCCGCAGGGCGGGCTCCAGGCCGCCGAACACTTCTACGACAGCGGCCCGGTGCTGCGCCCCGCCAATCTGCTGGCCCGGTCCGTGCTCGCGGAGCTGGTGGCCGCCTGGCCCGCCGGCCGTCCGCTGCGCGTGCTGGAGGTGGGCGCCGGGACCGGTGGGATGACCGCCGCCCTCCTGCCCGAGCTGCCGCCCGAGCGCGCCCGCTACACCTTCACCGACCTGTCCCCTGCCTTCCTCACCTCGGCGGCCGCCCGCTTCAAGGGCTTCGACTTCGTCGACTACCGGGTGCTGGACCTGGAGGAGGACTGCCCGGAGCTGGAGGCGGGCTTCGACGTCGTCGTCGCGGCCAACGTGGTGCACGCCACCTCGGACCTGGAGGCGACGCTCGGCCGGATCGCCGGCCTGCTGGACGATCATGGTTTCCTGCTGCTGGGCGAGACGCTCGACGCGGGCCCGACGACCATGATCTTCGGACTGCTGGACGGCTGGTGGTCCGCCACCGACACCGCCCTGCGCCCCGCCGGCCCGCTGGCCGGGGCGGCCGACTGGCTGCGCCTGCTGCCGCGGTGCGGGCTCGCGGAGCCTGCCGAGCTGCGCGCGGAGGAGGAGCCGGCCGGCATCGACACCGCGCTCTTCGTGGCCACCCGCGAGCCGAGAGCCGACACGGCTCCCCCGGCGCCCGCCACTGCCGAGGACTGGGCGACACCCGCCGCAGCCGAGGGCCGGCCGACGCCCGTCACAGCCGATGACTGCCCGACGCCCGCCGCCGGAGGGGACTGGCTGATCGTCACCGAGTCGGGCCGCGACCAGGCGCTGGCCGAAGCGGTGGCGGCCGGGCTGACCCGGACGGGCGCCCGGGCCGCCGTCTCCCCCGGCCCGGGGCACGCACGCCACGTCGTCTACCTCCTCGACGGCGAGCACGCCACGGCGGACGCCGACCCGGCGGCCTGCGCGCAGCGGGTGGTCTCGGCCACCACGACGTTCGGCGCGATCGCCGCCGCCCTGGAGCCGAACTCCGGGCTGTGGCTCATCACCCGCCCGTCCGGGACGTTCCCCGCCCCGGAGCGGCCGGACTTCCCCGGCGACGCCGCCCTGTGGGGAGCCGCCCGCTGCCTGGCCAACGAGATGCCCGGGCTCACCGTACGGAAGATCTCGCTGGAACGTGGCGCGCGCGACGCCGAGCGGCTCGTGGCCGAGTTGCTCGCGCGCGACGGCGAGGAGGACGAGGTGGTGCTGACCGCGCACGGCCGGTTCGTGCCGCGGTTGCGGCCGGCGCCGGAGCCGGTGGCGCGCGGCGCGGAGCCTCGGGTTCTGCGGCTGCGCAACCAGGGGCCGGCCTACCGCCTGGACTGGGCGCCCATGGCGGTGCCCGTCCCGGGCCCGGGTCAGGTGACGGTCGAGGTCCGGGCGGCGGGCGTGAACTACCGCAACGTGCTGTGGGCGCTGGGCAGGCTGCCCGCGGACGCGGCGGGCGGGCCCGGCCTCGATCGGGTCTACGGCTTCGACTGCGCGGGAGTGGTGAGCGCGGTCGGCGCGCAGGTCGACGACCTGGCTCCCGGTGACCGCGTGTTCGCCGCCGCCGAGCATCCGCTCGCCTCGCATGTGGTGCTGGAACGTGACGCGCTGGCCCGCATCCCCGACACCATGGGGTTCGGTGAGGCCGCCACGCTGCCCGTGGCGTTCCTGACCGTGCGCCTGGCGCTGGCCGACGAGGCGGTACGGCTCGCGCCCGGCGAGACGGTGCTGGTGCACGGCGCCTCCGGCGGCGTGGGCCTGGCCGCGATCCAGCACGCCAGGCTGGCCGGAGCCCGGGTGATCGCGACGGCGGGCACGCCGGGCAAGCGTGACCTGCTCAGGATGCTGGGCGTGGAGCACGTCCTGGACTCGCGCGGCCTGCGCTTCGCCGCCGAGGTCAGGGACATCACCGCGGGCCGGGGCGTGGACGTGGTGCTGAACTCGCTCGCCGGTGACGGCCTGGCGCGCGGGGTGGAGCTGCTGCGTCCCCGTGGCCGCTTCGTCGAGCTGGGCAAGCACGAGCTGTTCTCCGACGGCAGGCTGGCGCTGCGGCTGCTGCGCGGAAACGTCTCGTTCGTCACCGTCGATCTCAAGCAGCTCGCAGAACGGGTGCCCGGCGTGGTGCACCGGCAGTTCGGGGAGATCGCGCGGCTGGTCGAGGAGGGCGGCTATCGGGCGCTGCCGTACCGGAGCTTCCCGGAGGAGCGCGTCGCCGAGGCCTTCGACCAGATGCGGCATTCCCGGCACGTCGGCAAGCTCGTCATCGAGTTCGAGCCGTCGGCCCCGGCCGTGGCGGCGCGCGGGCTGGATCCGGAGGCGGTCTATCTGGTCACCGGCGGCTTGGGCGGGTTCGGCGCGCGGGCGGCGCACTGGCTGGCGCGGCAGGGCGCCAAGCGGATCGCGCTGACCGGCAGGCGCGGCCTCGACGGGCCCGAGGCGCGGCAGACCGTGGCGTCGCTGACCGCTCTGGGGGTGCGGGTGACCGCGCACCGGGCCGACGTCACCGACCTGGAGGCGATGCGGGCGATAGCCGGACCCGAGGTCAAGGGCGTGGTGCACGCGGCGATGGTGCTGCAGGACGCGCCGCTGGCGGAGCTGACGCCGCCGCTGCTGCTGGCCGCGCTGGAGCCGAAGCTGCGCGGGGCGCTGGTGCTGGACCGGCTGGTGCCGTCGGCGGAGCTGTTCGTGTTGTTCTCCTCGGTGACGGCGACGGTCGGCAACGTCAGGCAGGCCAACTACGCGGCCGGCAACCTGTTCTGCGAGGCGCTGGTCAGGGCGCGGCGGGCGCGGGGCGCGAGCGGCCTGGCCGTCGGCTGGGGAGCGATCGGCGAGGTCGGCTACCTGGCGCGCACCAGCGAGGCCGAGGCGTTCGTCTCCCGCTGGACCAGCCCGATGAAGCCGGACGGCGCGTTGCCGGTGATCGGCGAGCTGCTCGCCCAGGACGCGGACGTCGCCCTGGTCGGCTCGGTCGACTGGGACAGCGCCCGCCTGCTGTTCCCCGCGCTGGACAGGCCCAGGTTCTCCGCCGTGCGCTCGGCCGACCCGGTGGCGCCGGCCGCGGACCTGCGCGAGCTGGTGCTGGCCGGTGACGAGGCCGAGTCGCTGGTCGTCGACGCCGTCATCCGCTTGCTGGCCGGGGTGCTGCAGGCCGAGCCCGCCGGCATCGCGCCGCAGCGTCCGCTGGACGAGCTGGGCGTCGACTCCCTGATGCGGGCCGAGCTGCAGGGCGCGATCTGGCGCCGGCTCGGCTGCGACATCCCGATCATGGCCATCGGGCCGTCCGCCAGCGCCGCCGAGCTGGCCGGGCAGGTCCTGACCCGGCTGCGTGCCCGGTGA
- a CDS encoding thioester reductase domain-containing protein: protein MSVLVTGATGFLGGHLCALLLRSEQVCCVVRGRTDQGADERLRAHLTRLGGPFDQERLTVVRGDLSRPRMGLSAAVHTRLAERVETVYHCAATVNLAAPRESLLPGNVTATREVVRFARHRRVKALHHVSSVAVFAAARELGCAEVDETTEPVLAMSGRFGYSQTKFLGEEQVRLAAAEGLPVTVYRPGAILGHSRDWEFSDTDLWTRLVRAAVEVGAAPDSPATMPGAPVDHTAAMIVHLSRLPGVAGRVFHPNLLEPIPVGFVFDQVRAAGYDLPAVDPVTWKQELLRHAHLPAAGLVLACWAGIAYMVVPEPRYLPPHSRARLTTSAAPLPEPVLDRAYFTRMLEGVAARGFIPKV from the coding sequence GTGAGCGTCCTGGTGACGGGGGCCACCGGGTTCCTCGGCGGCCACCTGTGCGCGCTGCTGCTGCGGTCGGAGCAGGTCTGCTGCGTGGTGCGGGGCCGTACCGACCAGGGCGCGGACGAACGGTTGCGCGCCCATCTCACCAGGCTGGGCGGGCCGTTCGACCAGGAACGGCTGACGGTGGTGCGCGGCGACCTGAGCCGGCCGCGGATGGGCCTGTCCGCGGCCGTCCACACGAGGCTGGCCGAGCGGGTGGAGACCGTCTACCACTGCGCCGCGACGGTGAACCTGGCCGCCCCGCGCGAGAGTCTCCTCCCGGGGAACGTGACCGCGACGCGAGAGGTCGTCCGGTTCGCCCGCCATCGCCGGGTCAAGGCGCTCCACCACGTCTCCTCCGTCGCGGTCTTCGCCGCGGCCCGCGAGCTGGGCTGCGCGGAGGTGGACGAGACCACGGAGCCGGTCCTGGCGATGAGCGGCAGGTTCGGTTACAGCCAGACGAAGTTCCTCGGCGAGGAGCAGGTGCGCCTGGCCGCCGCCGAAGGACTGCCCGTCACCGTCTACCGGCCGGGCGCCATCCTGGGGCACAGCCGCGACTGGGAGTTCTCCGACACCGACCTGTGGACGCGTCTGGTCCGCGCCGCCGTCGAGGTGGGCGCCGCCCCGGACAGCCCGGCCACCATGCCGGGGGCGCCCGTGGACCACACCGCCGCGATGATCGTGCACCTGTCCCGGCTGCCCGGGGTGGCCGGGCGGGTCTTCCATCCCAACCTCCTGGAGCCGATCCCGGTCGGCTTCGTCTTCGACCAGGTGCGGGCGGCGGGCTACGACCTGCCGGCCGTCGATCCGGTCACCTGGAAGCAGGAGCTGCTCCGCCATGCCCACCTGCCGGCCGCCGGGCTGGTTCTGGCGTGCTGGGCGGGCATCGCGTACATGGTGGTCCCCGAGCCCCGCTACCTGCCTCCGCATTCCCGCGCGCGCCTCACGACGTCGGCGGCGCCGCTGCCGGAGCCCGTGCTCGACCGGGCGTACTTCACCCGGATGCTGGAGGGCGTCGCGGCACGGGGCTTCATCCCGAAGGTGTAG
- a CDS encoding TetR/AcrR family transcriptional regulator: protein MTRAEAKEHNRRALLEAARRIVARDGHRAKLEEIAEQAGLTTGAVYSLFGSKDGLLIALVTDHLGPHYDGFEQAVSAGLGLAEAVEVFARHYRDLCDDPDALRHLSFEISLQDLALRDPELRPRLAASVRAHEERLTALLSGRPHDGRPLTPRQAQRLATALRALLVGLSQGVILGLTGTASGEYFAAAARALVTPDVLGHP from the coding sequence ATGACAAGGGCGGAGGCCAAGGAACACAACCGGCGGGCCCTGCTGGAGGCCGCGCGCCGCATCGTCGCCCGCGACGGCCACCGGGCCAAGCTGGAGGAGATCGCCGAGCAGGCCGGGCTGACCACCGGCGCCGTCTACTCCCTGTTCGGCAGCAAGGACGGCCTGCTGATCGCCCTGGTCACCGACCACCTCGGCCCGCACTACGACGGCTTCGAACAGGCCGTCTCCGCCGGCCTCGGGCTGGCCGAGGCAGTGGAGGTCTTCGCCCGCCACTACCGTGACCTGTGCGACGACCCCGATGCGCTGCGCCACCTGTCGTTCGAGATCAGCCTTCAGGACCTGGCGCTACGCGACCCCGAGCTGCGCCCCAGACTCGCCGCCTCCGTACGGGCGCACGAGGAACGCCTGACCGCGCTGCTGTCCGGCAGACCCCACGACGGGCGCCCCCTCACCCCGCGCCAGGCGCAACGCCTGGCCACGGCGCTGCGCGCGCTCCTGGTCGGCCTGAGCCAGGGCGTCATCCTCGGCCTCACCGGCACGGCCTCCGGCGAGTATTTCGCCGCCGCCGCCCGCGCCCTGGTCACCCCGGACGTGCTCGGCCACCCCTGA
- a CDS encoding maleylpyruvate isomerase family mycothiol-dependent enzyme, whose translation MNPRPSGAVRAAIAAERTELAAMLDELSPAQWDAPTLCAGWRVREVAAHLSTGFRYPLPRMVLELVKAGGRVNLMADRRARQDAAALSTAELVRAIRDNAHHPWKPPVGGIAAALGHDVVHGLDITVALGLGRRVPEDRVRLLLEQVTPRTLRFFGADLDGVELRADDLDWSFGSGIPLVGSGQDLLLLAYGRKLPPGRLRGEASDRHVAG comes from the coding sequence ATGAATCCCCGCCCGAGTGGCGCCGTCCGTGCCGCCATCGCCGCCGAGCGCACCGAACTGGCGGCGATGCTGGACGAGCTGTCGCCCGCCCAGTGGGACGCCCCGACCTTGTGCGCCGGGTGGCGCGTGCGGGAGGTGGCGGCGCACCTGTCGACGGGCTTCCGCTACCCGCTGCCGCGGATGGTGCTGGAGCTGGTCAAGGCGGGAGGCCGCGTCAACCTGATGGCCGACCGGCGGGCCCGGCAGGACGCGGCCGCCCTGTCCACGGCCGAGCTGGTCAGGGCGATCCGGGACAACGCGCACCACCCCTGGAAGCCGCCGGTCGGCGGGATCGCGGCGGCGCTGGGCCACGACGTGGTCCACGGGCTGGACATCACCGTCGCCCTGGGCCTCGGCCGCCGCGTCCCCGAGGACCGCGTCCGCCTCCTGCTGGAGCAGGTCACTCCCCGGACCCTGAGGTTCTTCGGCGCCGACCTCGACGGGGTCGAGCTGCGTGCCGACGACCTCGACTGGTCCTTCGGCAGCGGCATCCCGCTGGTCGGCTCGGGGCAGGATCTGCTCCTGCTCGCCTACGGCCGGAAGTTGCCGCCCGGGCGGCTGCGTGGGGAGGCGAGCGATCGTCACGTCGCCGGCTGA
- a CDS encoding isochorismatase family protein — MPVTTLDTTTALVLIDLQNAVVARPAAPYTGAEVVARAVELAGAFRGHGAPVVLVRVTARPDGSDAPQGRTEIPRPPGPLPSGWDTIVEDLAGHPGDITVTKRSWGAFYGTDLDLQLRRRGVTQVVLAGIATSIGVESTARAAHEHGYNVTPATDAMTDLNAQAHLNSVERVFPLLGETATTAEIIGLLARTRPRS; from the coding sequence ATGCCCGTCACCACCCTCGACACCACCACCGCACTCGTCCTCATCGACCTGCAGAACGCCGTCGTCGCCCGCCCCGCGGCCCCCTACACCGGCGCCGAGGTGGTGGCCCGCGCGGTCGAACTGGCCGGCGCCTTCCGCGGCCACGGCGCGCCGGTCGTCCTGGTCCGGGTCACGGCCCGCCCGGACGGCTCGGACGCCCCCCAGGGACGCACCGAGATCCCGCGCCCGCCCGGCCCCCTGCCCTCGGGCTGGGACACCATCGTCGAGGACCTCGCCGGCCACCCCGGCGACATCACCGTCACCAAGCGCTCCTGGGGTGCCTTCTACGGCACCGACCTGGACCTGCAGCTGCGCCGCCGCGGCGTCACCCAGGTCGTCCTGGCCGGGATCGCCACCAGCATCGGCGTGGAGTCCACCGCCCGCGCCGCCCACGAGCACGGCTACAACGTCACGCCGGCGACCGACGCCATGACCGACCTGAACGCGCAGGCGCATCTCAACAGCGTCGAACGCGTCTTCCCGCTGCTCGGCGAGACCGCCACCACCGCCGAGATCATCGGCCTCCTGGCGAGGACCCGGCCCCGCAGCTGA